The Pelagicoccus enzymogenes region TCCAGCCGCAAAACACTGCCAGCAAGCAGGCGAAAAAACTTCCAGCCGCGTTCAATCCCGCAAGTCCATAGTAGCCGCCTTGCAAGAGCTTCAACGTCTGCAACGAAAACGTGGAGAACGTCGTATAGCCTCCCAGCAAACCAAAGGACAAGAAGAGCGGAACCGCCTCGTCCTTGCCCCATCCAAACTTTGAATACAAAGGGAGCAACAGTCCGATCAAAAAAGATCCGACCACATTGGCCACCAAAACGCTGAAGGGAAAATCACCCGTTGCCTTCCGATCCACCCAAATCACCGTCAGGTAACGAAAGCTTCCCCCCAAGGCGCTGCCGAGACCGACAAAAAGGATAGCTTTCAAGTCCATTCCAGAAGCCTTCCCGCCTAGCTGTCCGACTCCACGCCCGCGTAGCTTAGAATCGCCTCAAAAAGAGACTGAGCAACACGCTCGCGGTAGCCCGCCGTACTGATCAGAAGGGCCTCGTCGTCGTTCGATACAAATCCGCACTCCACGAGAGAGCCTGGGCAATTCAAAGTTTTGAGCACTGCCCAACGCCCTTTCTTAACGCCACGGTCCTCGCGTCCCAGCCGTGCCAGCATCGACTTTTGAATGGCGTAAGCCAACTCGAAGTTTTGCTGGTCTCTCTGGTTCGCCGGATGAGGAACCGCGTCGTCACCCACCTCTGTCGCCGAACTGCTGGGATACCCGGCCGGCGTAAAAAGATAGGTCTCCAATCCATGCGGATCGGGCCTGCCCGCTGCATTGAAGTGCACGCTCAAGAAAAGATCTGCCTTCAAACCGTTCGCAATCTCGGGGCGATCCTTCAACTCAACGTGACGATCGTCATAGCGAGTCAATACGACCTTGAAACCACGCGACTCCAAGTGCCCTTTCAGCCGAAGCGAAACATCGAGAGCCAGCTCCTTTTCCAGGATCCCGATTCTCTCGTTCTTTGCTCCATCATGCACGCCGCCGTGACCCGGATCTAGGACGATCGTTCCGATGCCAATACCGCCAGCTTCGGAGGAGCCAAACGCGGAATTGAGAATGATCCGACGGTCGCTGTCGCCGAGCAGCCAACTGCCCCGCACTCGCTTGAGAGGGGCGTCCAAAATAACCTTCACGCCGTCGAGCTCAGCGAATCGACTGTCCTCCTTGAGCAACAATACACGATCCCCCTTGCTCAGCCGCCACTGTTTCGTTTCCGCGAGCCGGGTCGCTTTGGCGCCGTAAAACTTGGCCTGTTCAGCCAAGGTACGCGGTTCCCGGGACTTAGGTTGGGTCTCCGCTGCCAATGCCTCCTCGAGCTCTCGAAGCTCCGCCTCACGAGACTTGGTAATGTCTTCCTCCTGCGGGATTTCTCCTAGCAGGTCCGACGGCGCCTCCTCCATCGCAGACACCTCCGGCTCTACCGCTTTGCCAGATTCGGTACTCTGGCAGCCGCCTAACAAAAAAGAAGCGGCAACGCCGAATGATAGGAGCGTGCCGCTTCGTTTGGAAAGATGCATCCGTGTGGAACCTCAGCGATCTGGACTGGACCCGCTACTCCTTGGAAGCGTCGTCCGCCACATCGTCAACGTCATCGTCGCTGTGATCCTCGTCGTGATGCTCGGATGCTTCGATTTCGTCGTGGTCGTCGTCCTCGCGGAGGAACTTGGGCTTACGCTTGTTCGCAGGTAGTGGCGAAACCATTACGTTTATGTTTCTGCCAGTCAGTCGCGGCTGGTTGTCCGCATGCCCCATGGTTTCCAGGTCAGCGATGGCGCGGCGAATGGTTTCGAAACCAATTTCCGTGTGCGACATCTCGCGGCCGCGGAAGGAAAGCGTAAGCTTCAACTTGTTGCCCTTCGACAGGAAAAGCTCGGCGCGGCGCAGCTTGGTCTCGTAGTCGTGCTGCTCCACCCGTGGGCGGAACTTCACTTCCTTGACCTTGCTCGAAGTCGACTTGTTGTCCTTGGACTTCTTCTGCTGCTCGTAAACATACTTGCCGAAGTCCATGATACGGCAGACGGGGGGACGGGCTTGGGCTGCAACCTCGACCAAATCGAGTCCCGCTCCTTGAGCGACCTCCAAAGCCTCTTTCGTGTCCATGACACCGTACTGCTTTCCGTCCGGTCCTACGACTCGGATTTTCGGAACCCGAATTCGGTGATTTCGCCTGATTTGGGCGAATGGGTCTAATTTACGTGGGGGTCTACGCTTACCTCGTGGCTTTGGCATTCAATAATTGTACTTCGATTAAATCAAATGAAGGCAGCATCTAATCGCGGCTTTCCCCTGATGATCAACACTAATTACGCCTAAACACTTGAAATCCAAGTGACAAAGCTCTCTGAAACGCTCCCGATACACGATTTCCCTTAAACGCTGAAGCTCTCGCCGCAAGAGCAGCTGGAGGTCGCGTTCGGATTGCTGAACTTGAATCCTCCGGAAATCAGGGCATTGGAATAGTCGAGATGCGTCCCCTTCAAGTACAAGGCGCTCTTGCTATCCACGATGACTTGAGCCTGGCCGAAATCGACGAGGATATCGCCTTTCTTGGCGTTTTCCACAAATCGCATCTTGTAGGACAGCCCATTGCAGCCGCCTCCTGAAATTCCCACTCGCAGAAAAGGCTTATCAGGCTCTTTCTCCGCAAGCTTGGCGACTTTCGCGACGGCGGCGTCAGTGAGCTTGATCAGGCGATCATCCCCTTGGCGAACCCCCTCGGGCAACTGAATTGCGTGTTGTTCTGGCACAGCGGAAATATCGATGCGTCTCCGAGCAAAATCAAGTCCAGCCTCAATCTCGGCCGACCAGCTCCCTATTTCATGCGACAAGCCAGCTGGATCGCATGATGGGCGCTGCCCTTGCTGGCGATCCCCTTTCCCGCGATTTCGAAGCCCGTCCCATGGTCCGGACTCACCCGCAAGTGCTTGAGGCCAAGCGTCACGTTAACGCCACTGTCGAAGTCCACCGCCTTAAATGGGGCCAAGCCCTGATCGTGGTACAAGGCCACAACGACGTCCGCCTGTCCCTTCATCGCGCGCCCAAATGCCGTATCGCCCGGCACGCAGTCCTCGATCGTCGCCTCCAATTCGCCGCGGAGCTCCCGCAGCCAAGGGTTCAGACGGTCGATTTCCTCGGTGCCCAACAAGCCCCCCTCGCCCGCATGCGGATTGAGTCCGCAAACCAGAATTCGGGGACGTCCGTAGCCCAGACGCTGCCCGAGATGAGCCGCCGACCGAACGCTGTGCTTAAATGTACGCTCGTCCAAGGCCGCAGGCACTGCCCCCAGCGGAATGTGCCAGGTCGCCAAGCAGAGCTTCAAGTGTTCGCCCACGAAGGCCATGGTCGGCTCTCCACCCCAACGGTCCGCAAAAAACTCAGTTTGCCCCGGAAACGGATAGCCCACCTCCACGCA contains the following coding sequences:
- a CDS encoding HesB/IscA family protein, coding for MPEQHAIQLPEGVRQGDDRLIKLTDAAVAKVAKLAEKEPDKPFLRVGISGGGCNGLSYKMRFVENAKKGDILVDFGQAQVIVDSKSALYLKGTHLDYSNALISGGFKFSNPNATSSCSCGESFSV
- a CDS encoding fluoride efflux transporter FluC produces the protein MDLKAILFVGLGSALGGSFRYLTVIWVDRKATGDFPFSVLVANVVGSFLIGLLLPLYSKFGWGKDEAVPLFLSFGLLGGYTTFSTFSLQTLKLLQGGYYGLAGLNAAGSFFACLLAVFCGWKLGQLFWG
- a CDS encoding N-acetylmuramoyl-L-alanine amidase codes for the protein MHLSKRSGTLLSFGVAASFLLGGCQSTESGKAVEPEVSAMEEAPSDLLGEIPQEEDITKSREAELRELEEALAAETQPKSREPRTLAEQAKFYGAKATRLAETKQWRLSKGDRVLLLKEDSRFAELDGVKVILDAPLKRVRGSWLLGDSDRRIILNSAFGSSEAGGIGIGTIVLDPGHGGVHDGAKNERIGILEKELALDVSLRLKGHLESRGFKVVLTRYDDRHVELKDRPEIANGLKADLFLSVHFNAAGRPDPHGLETYLFTPAGYPSSSATEVGDDAVPHPANQRDQQNFELAYAIQKSMLARLGREDRGVKKGRWAVLKTLNCPGSLVECGFVSNDDEALLISTAGYRERVAQSLFEAILSYAGVESDS
- the infC gene encoding translation initiation factor IF-3 codes for the protein MPKPRGKRRPPRKLDPFAQIRRNHRIRVPKIRVVGPDGKQYGVMDTKEALEVAQGAGLDLVEVAAQARPPVCRIMDFGKYVYEQQKKSKDNKSTSSKVKEVKFRPRVEQHDYETKLRRAELFLSKGNKLKLTLSFRGREMSHTEIGFETIRRAIADLETMGHADNQPRLTGRNINVMVSPLPANKRKPKFLREDDDHDEIEASEHHDEDHSDDDVDDVADDASKE
- the pdxA gene encoding 4-hydroxythreonine-4-phosphate dehydrogenase PdxA; translation: MRRIAITCGDPSGLGPELIEACLLEESYGEAEFVVFGSRSWCEKLESKGEGRVRGVALSDIDFAPGKPTPDGARLAIAAMEAAAKSCLDGECDAVVTGPISKALCVEVGYPFPGQTEFFADRWGGEPTMAFVGEHLKLCLATWHIPLGAVPAALDERTFKHSVRSAAHLGQRLGYGRPRILVCGLNPHAGEGGLLGTEEIDRLNPWLRELRGELEATIEDCVPGDTAFGRAMKGQADVVVALYHDQGLAPFKAVDFDSGVNVTLGLKHLRVSPDHGTGFEIAGKGIASKGSAHHAIQLACRMK